A window of the Juglans microcarpa x Juglans regia isolate MS1-56 chromosome 5D, Jm3101_v1.0, whole genome shotgun sequence genome harbors these coding sequences:
- the LOC121264779 gene encoding UPF0481 protein At3g47200-like, producing MAGTREHVISVEELLSRKADVVRTEAGETSRGRDISCQQRRVIEVIEQREEACELKKKRFEKLREAGDHHPNGGQKATPRIQKVPLLLQDHKHFDKYFKPRIVALGPIHHDTPKYKPAEAYKLRMAKCFVQDSDTKDEILYDIVEKNIEQLRKCFDEEVTKKYDDQALAWMLFVDGCAILQSIHCTVSNACTDWKMKNDLMAFGTQDLFLLENQLPYQLLVDLMNSSAKKDELENSIKNFMLMQTSQPEEEGSQGTAETRMPLRWAFLGKRKSHGPDAGEENKRDDKNKSKGVLCEEEGTTERDPNHLLDLLRTIIIGAKPKRSTPGDEKGRDDTIKEDQDGAAARQERDRTPEQKGLPKKSSRSGKLRSYYRNVEELRAAGIHVRPPRKRNGSLTSITFDEGLKFYLRLSPIIVDDSTGPKFLNLIAYEMCPDFYNEFEITSYISFLDSLIDNTNDVMELRNSGVLQNQLGSDKEVAQLFNEIGTDLVPDPEAYAKVKDAIQRHYDTKWKTWIAEALNEHFRSPWTFLAFSAAIIVLGLTFIQTWFAIKEDRGNSRPRVRR from the coding sequence ATGGCCGGAACCAGGGAGCATGTGATATCCGTGGAGGAGTTACTGTCGAGAAAGGCTGATGTTGTCAGAACCGAAGCTGGTGAAACAAGCAGGGGCCGTGACATTTCCTGCCAACAGAGGCGGGTCATTGAAGTTATTGAACAAAGAGAGGAAGCCTGCGAGCTGAAAAAAAAGAGGTTTGAGAAACTGAGGGAAGCAGGAGATCATCATCCCAATGGAGGTCAAAAGGCTACACCAAGAATACAAAAGGTTCCACTGTTGCTGCAAGATCACAAACATTTCGACAAGTATTTTAAGCCAAGGATTGTAGCACTCGGTCCTATCCATCATGATACGCCAAAATACAAGCCAGCAGAGGCGTACAAGCTTAGAATGGCAAAGTGCTTCGTCCAAGACAGTGATACAAAGGATGAGATTTTGTACGACATTGTTGAGAAGAACATCGAGCAACTGAGGAAGTGCTTCGACGAGGAGGTGACCAAGAAGTATGATGATCAGGCCCTCGCCTGGATGCTGTTTGTGGACGGGTGTGCAATATTACAGTCCATTCATTGTACTGTTAGCAATGCATGCACAgattggaaaatgaaaaacgATCTGATGGCCTTTGGGACACAGGATTTGTTCTTGTTGGAGAATCAACTTCCTTATCAACTCCTTGTGGATTTGATGAATTCCAGCGCAAAGAAAGATGAATTGGAGAATTCCATCAAAAACTTCATGCTTATGCAGACCTCGCAGCCAGAGGAGGAAGGGAGTCAAGGGACTGCGGAAACGAGGATGCCTCTCCGGTGGGCATTCCTAGGCAAACGCAAAAGTCATGGTCCCGACGCTGGCGAAGAAAACAAAAGGGACGACAAAAACAAGAGTAAGGGGGTGCTGTGCGAGGAGGAAGGGACTACGGAAAGGGATCCGAACCATCTTCTCGATCTCCTCCGGACGATAATCATAGGCGCCAAACCCAAAAGAAGTACTCCTGGCGACGAGAAAGGAAGGGACGACACAATTAAAGAAGATCAAGACGGCGCTGCTGCACGACAAGAAAGGGATCGGACTCCTGAGCAAAAGGGACTACCAAAAAAGAGCTCAAGGAGCGGTAAATTGCGGTCGTACTATCGCAACGTGGAGGAGCTTAGAGCAGCAGGAATCCATGTGAGGCCGCCCAGGAAAAGAAATGGTTCCTTGACATCAATAACTTTTGATGAAGGACTCAAGTTCTACCTCCGGCTTTCTCCAATTATAGTCGATGACTCAACGGGACCCAAGTTCTTGAATTTGATAGCCTACGAGATGTGTCCGGATTTCTACAATGAGTTCGAGATCACCTCTTACATATCATTCCTGGATTCACTCATTGATAACACCAACGACGTAATGGAGTTGAGGAATTCGGGCGTACTCCAGAACCAACTCGGCAGCGACAAAGAAGTGGCTCAACTCTTCAATGAGATTGGCACCGACTTGGTTCCTGACCCCGAAGCATATGCCAAAGTCAAAGATGCCATTCAGAGACACTACGATACTAAGTGGAAGACCTGGATTGCTGAAGCCCTTAACGAACATTTCAGAAGCCCCTGGACGTTTCTGGCTTTTTCGGCCGCCATAATAGTACTCGGCCTAACTTTCATACAGACTTGGTTCGCAATCAAAGAAGACAGAGGTAATTCCCGACCCCGAGTTCGGCGCTAG